ATGATAGACTTTAAAAAGGTTTTTTTCTATTTAAAATCCGGTGGAGTGGAGCCTTCTAGGCTATCCTCCACCGGCGATTATGATCGATAATTAAGCTTTTGAATCATGGGATACATCAGCACCGGCAATCGATGAGCGCATATTTGTATCAGCTTGGACATTCTTGAGTTTATAATAATCCATGATCCCGAGATTGCCACTCCGGAATGATTCAGCAATGGCCATAGGGACTTGGGATTCGGCTTCGACGACTTTGGCGCGCATTTCCTGGACGCGGGCTAGCATTTCTTGTTCGACAGCGACCGCAGCAGCACGCCGGACTTCCGCATTGGCTTGGGCGACACGTTTATCGGCCTCGGCTTGTTCGGCCTGGAGTTTGGCACCGATATTTTCTCCCACATCCACATCGGCGATGTCGATGGAGAGGATTTCAAAGGCGGTTCCGCTATCGAGACCTTTTTCGAGCACGGTTTTGGAGATGCGGTCGGGGTTTTCGAGGACTTCCTTATAGGTTTGAGAAGAGCCAATGGTCGTGACTATCCCTTCACCGACACGGGCGATAATGGTTTCTTCGGTGGCACCACCGACGAAACGCTCAAGATTGGTACGGACAGTCACACGGGCTTTGGCTTTGATCATGATCCCGTCTTTGGCGACGGCGTCGATTGTGCTTTTTCCTGTCGCCGGATTCGGACAGTCGATCACGCGGGGATTAACACTGGTTTTAACCGCATCAACGACATTTTTCCCTGTTCCTTTTGTCGCGAGGTCAATCGCACAAGCTTGGTCGAATTCCAGGTGGATTCCGGCTTTTTGTGCGGCGATCAGAGATTGGACAACCATCGTGACATTTCCACCGGAGAGATAGTGGACGGAGAGTTGGTTGGGTTCAAGGGGGATACCGGATTGGACAGCGGTGATCCGGTTATCGACGATCAGGCTTTGAGGGATCCGACGCAGCCACAAGGCGATCAGTTCACTAAAGGAGACTGGGGCTCCGGAGGTTTTTGCGCGGATCCAAAGGCCGAAAAAGCTGCCGATGAATACGATTCCGATGAGCAGGACGACAATGACGATGACACCTGCAAGAATAATGAGCCATGATGGCATATTGATTTACCTTTTGTTCGGGTTGGTTGGGTTTTTTTTAAGTGTTTTTTCCAGATACAGTGGATTCACGGACAATGATCACTGTCCCTGATATAGAAATAATTTCAACAGATGTTTTTGCGGGGATCATTATCCCCTCAGTGATGACATCGAGGCGTTGGCCATCGACATCAATCGTTCCTGCCGGGCGGAGAGTAGTCAGCGAAATACCCATTTTGCCCACCAGGGATTGGTCGAGGGTGTAGGGACTTCTGGCTTTGTCGGCTGGGCCGAGAATGACATCCTTGCCGATGGGCGTCCGGTCAAAGTATTTCAGCCACAATCCCAGGATAGTCCCGCCGAAGACAATAATGGTAAGGAGATGAAGCCCAGCCACAGTTGGCCCATAATAATAAAAGGAGGCAATAACTCCCAACAGAAGGAGGATGACACCGACTATGCCTGCGATCATCCCCGGAAGGAGCACCTCAGCGCATAATAGGATAATGCCCCCTAATGTCAGAAATACGACCAATGATAAACCTGAATCCATAAACGATAAAATAGCGTAATCACGTCTCTAAGCAAGTGGTTCTTTTTAGGACAACTCTCGAACAATTGTTTTAAAGTTTGATCTTTTGATGATAACCACGGGAGAACCGGCCTTAATCATTTCGCCATCGGTCATGACATCGAGCAATTTGCCGTTGAATCTGGCCTTACCCGTAGGGTGCAGGCTGGTTTCTGCGATACCTGTTTGTCTGATTTCGCCCGAAGGTGCTTCCTCATTGGTGATGCCGGGAGGTAAAGGGGAGTCTGGTGCCGCCAAGACAAGGCGGTGGTAGATATTGGTTTTTGGCAGGTAGCGGGAAAGAAGATAAATTCCTAAAATCGCACCTATTGTAGCCAAGAAAAGATCTTTCAGTGGTTTC
This window of the Verrucomicrobiota bacterium genome carries:
- the floA gene encoding flotillin-like protein FloA (flotillin-like protein involved in membrane lipid rafts), which gives rise to MPSWLIILAGVIVIVVLLIGIVFIGSFFGLWIRAKTSGAPVSFSELIALWLRRIPQSLIVDNRITAVQSGIPLEPNQLSVHYLSGGNVTMVVQSLIAAQKAGIHLEFDQACAIDLATKGTGKNVVDAVKTSVNPRVIDCPNPATGKSTIDAVAKDGIMIKAKARVTVRTNLERFVGGATEETIIARVGEGIVTTIGSSQTYKEVLENPDRISKTVLEKGLDSGTAFEILSIDIADVDVGENIGAKLQAEQAEADKRVAQANAEVRRAAAVAVEQEMLARVQEMRAKVVEAESQVPMAIAESFRSGNLGIMDYYKLKNVQADTNMRSSIAGADVSHDSKA
- a CDS encoding NfeD family protein; translation: MDSGLSLVVFLTLGGIILLCAEVLLPGMIAGIVGVILLLLGVIASFYYYGPTVAGLHLLTIIVFGGTILGLWLKYFDRTPIGKDVILGPADKARSPYTLDQSLVGKMGISLTTLRPAGTIDVDGQRLDVITEGIMIPAKTSVEIISISGTVIIVRESTVSGKNT